The Catellatospora citrea DNA segment CCTGATGGCCGCCAAGAAGGTCAGCTGGACCAACTGGAACTTCTCCGACGACTTCCGCTCCGGCGCCGTCTTCACCACCGGCACCTGCGCCACCGGCCAGTTCTCCGGCACCACCCGGTTGAAGCCGGCGGGCGCCTGGATCCGCGACCGCATCCGCACCGCGGACGACTTCTAACCCCCACCCCCGCGTCGATCATGAACCTATGGCACGGCTCGACGGCGTGTCGGCGGCACAACTCCATGATCGACGCGGGGGTGGCCGCAGCCCGGGGCGCGGTGGTGGCTGACGAGCCGCCACCCGCTCCGGGCTCCTGGTTTGCTGGAACGGCAACGTTGTTTGCGTGGGGGCGGGTGGCGGCGGCAGGGTGGCGGTGGAGGTGGTCGCCATGGCCGACGCGCACGCGCAGCATGCAACCGAGACGCAGCAGGTAACCGAGATCATGTTCACCGCGGAGTTCTGGGACGAGCGATACGGCTCGACCGACCGGGTCTGGAGCGGCAACCCGAACCCGCACCTGGTCACCACCGTCGCCGGGCTCGCGCCGGGGGACGCGCTCGACGTCGGCAGCGGCGAGGGCGCCGACGCCGTCTGGCTCGCGGGGCAGGGCTGGCGGGTGACCGGGGTCGACGTGTCCCAGGTGGCGCTGGGGCGTGCGGCCGCGCACGCCGCCGAGCGGGGCGGGCAACTCGCCGAGCGCATCACCTGGCAGCAGGTCGACGTCCTGTCCTGGGATCCCGCGCCCGCCCGGTACGACCTGGTGTCGGCGCAGTTCATGCACCTGCCCCGGCCCGCGCTGGAGGCGCTGCACCGGCGGCTGGCCGCGGCGGTGCGTCCCGGCGGGACGCTGCTCATCGTCGGGCATCACCCCTCGGACCTGGAAACCACGATCGGCCGTCCCCGGCTGCCGGAGCTGATGTTCACCGCGGAGCAGGTCGCGGCCACGCTGGACGAGCGCGCCTGGGAGATCCGCGCGGAGACGCCCGGTCGCGAGGTCACCGGCCCCGACGGGCTGCCGGTGACCATTCACGACGCGGTGCTGACCGCGGTCCGCCGCCGTTGAACCGCCACCTGCCGTACGGGGCTCGGCCGCGTGTTCTGATGAGTGGACCATGCGAATCGAGAAGCAGACCTACCTGAATGCCAAGAGCGTGGGCAGCGGCCGGACCATCTCCGGTCTCGAACTGGTGCGCTGTGCGTTCACCGGATCGAACCTGTCCCAGTTCGACGATCCCGAGCTGGGACTGGTCGTCCGGGAGGTGACCGCGACCCGATGTGCCGCCGCACGCTCGTTCCTCCACGGCGTACGCGTCGAGGACGTGGTCGTCGACGGGCTGACCACCACGTCGGGACTGCAGCTGTTCGGCTGCGGCCTGCGCCACGTGACGTTGCGCGGACGGGTGGGCACGTGGTTCGTCATCGCGCCCAACCCGACGCTGCCCGGCGACGTTCGGGCTGCTTTCACCACGGCGCTCGTCAAGTACTACCAGGGTGTCGACTGGGCGCTGGACATCACCGAGGCGGAGTTCGACAGCGCCAACCTCAGCTTCGTTCCGGGCGACCTGGTCCGGCGCGATCCGGAAACGCAGTTCCTGCTGCGACGGTCCAGCTTCGCCGACGTCGACCCGGGCACCCTGCCGTCCTACGCGAGCATCGCCGTCCGGCGCTTCGAGGAGACGCCGCTGGACAGCATCGTCGCCGTGGCCGCGCCGCGGTCGAAGCGGTTCGCCGAGTCGCTGGCCCACCTTCAAGAGCTGCGCGACCGCGGTCTCGCCGAATAGCCGGCCCGTGGGCCGTGGCGTACGGGCACCGCCCGCACGCCACGGCTGTCGCCGCTCAGACGCCGACGGCCACCGGCTCGCGCACCGGCTCCTCGGCGCGGTGCAGCTTCTCGCCCTCCACGTCCACGTTGGGCAGGATGCGGCTCAGCCAGCCCGGCAGCCACCAGGCGGCCCGGCCGAGCAGCGACATCAGCGCCGGCACGATGGTCATGCGGACGACGAACGCGTCCACCAGCACACCGAACGCCAGCGCGAAGCCGATCGACTGGATGAGCGTCTCACCGGAGAACACGAACCCGCCGAAGACGCTGATCATGATGATGGCGGCCGCGGTGACCACCCGCGCCCCATGCCGGAAGCCGGTGACGACCGCGTCGCGGGCCGCCGCGCCGTGCACGAAGTCCTCGCGCATGCGGGTCACCAGGAACACCTGGTAGTCCATCGCCAGGCCGAACAGGATGCCGATCAGCAGCACCGGCAGCATGCTCATGATCGGACCGGTCTCGTGCACGCCGAACACGTCGCCGAGCCAGCCCCACTGGAACACGGCCACCACCGCGCCGAACGTCGCCGCGAGGCTGAGCAGGAAGCCCAGCGTCGCCTTGAGCGGCACCAGCACCGACCGGAACACGAGCAGCAGCAGCAGGAACGCCAGCCCGACCACGACCGCCAGGTACGGCAGCAGTGCTTCGTCCAGGCGCGTGGACACGTCGATGGCCAGCGCGGTGACGCCGGTGACCGCGATGGTCGCCCCGGTCCCGGCCGTGATGGCCGCCTTCTGCTCGCGGATGGTGTGCACGAGGTCGGCGGTGGCGACGTCGTTCGGGCCGGTCTTCGGGATGACGGCCAGCAGCGCGGTGCGCCCGTCGCCGCTCATCTCGTTCGGCGCCGCGTAGAGCACGTTGTCCATGCCGGACAGCCGGGTGACAAGTTGGCCGACGGCCGCCTGCGGGTCCGCCCCGGCGGGCAGCTCGGCCACGACCACCAGCGGGCCGTTCAAGCCGGGACCGAATCCGGTGCTGACGATGTCGTACGCCTTGCGCTGGGTGGTGTCGGTCGCCTGCATGCCGTCGTCCGGCAGGCCGAGGCGCAGGTCCGCGGCCGGGATCGCGAGCACGCCGAGCGCGGCGACGGCCACGATCAGCACGGGCCACCGGAACCGCACCACGAAGCGCGCCCAGCGCTCGCCCATCGGGACCGGGCCCGAGTCGGACTCCGGGTCGGGCGTGGCGTGACCGAACAGGCGGCCCTTGACCAGCCGCTCGCCGGTGAAGCCGAGCAGCGCGGGCAGCAGCGTGATGGCGACCAGCACGGCCACGGCGACGGTCGCCGCGGCGGACAGGCCCAGGCCGGCCAGCAGCGGGACGCCGACGATCGCCAGCGCGGCCAGCGCGATGATCACGGTGAGCCCGGCGAAGACGACGGCGGAGCCGGCCGTGCCGACGGCGCGCCCGGCCGCCTCGGCGCCGTCCTTACGTACCAGCAGCTCATGCCGGAACCGGGAGACGATGAACAGGGCGTAGTCGATGCCGACGGCCAGGCCGAGCATCAGTGCCAGGATCAGGCTGTTGGAGTTGATGTCGGCGAACCGGGCCGCGATGGCGACGCCGGCCAGGCCGATGCCGATGCCGACGACCGCGGTGAGCAGCGGCAGACCGGCGGAGACCAGCGAGCCCAGGGTGATGATGAGGACCAGGGCGGCGACGGCGATGCCGATGACCTCGACGACGCCGGTCTTCGGGTTGGCCCGTAGCGCGTCGCCGCCGATCTCCACGGTCAGGCCCGCGTCGCGGCCGAGGGCGGCGGCGTCCTGCAGCGCGTCACGGTCCGCGTCGGTCAGCTCCATTCCCTGCACGCCGTACGTGACCTGGGCGAAGGCGTAGCGGCCGTCCTGCGAGATGGACTTCGCGGTGTACGGGTCGACGACCCGCGCGACCTGCGGCGCACCCTTCAACGCGCCCACCACCCGGCCGATGCCCGCCTGCACGGCGGGATCGGCGACCGTCTTGCCCTCGGGCGCGACGAACACGACCCGTGCGCCCGCCCCGCCGGCGTGGGCCTCCGGGAAGCGCTCGGTGAGCTGGTCGATGGCCCGCTGGGCTTCGGTGCCCGGGATGCTGAAATCGTTGGACATCTTGCCGGACATCGTCGCCGCGCCGGCTCCGGCGAGCGCGAGCAGCAGCACCCAGAGGCCGAGGACGATCCAGCGTCGGCGGTAGGAGAACCGGCCGATCCGGTAAAGGAATGTCGCCACGTCGAGTACTCCAAACGAGGGATGGGTGGCTGTCATCGCGGCGAAACACGCTGTTCACCAGCCTGTTCAGGGGTCGCCGCACCAGGGCCGACCCTAGCCGTTCGGCAAGGAGTGAGCAAGCCGATCGGCAAGGAGTGAACCTGTCGATCGGCAAGTTTTCAGCTTGTCGTTCGACAGGTTTCCAGCTTGTCGACCGGCTAGGCGGATGGCCGCTGATCAGCTAGATTTGCTCAGGACGGGTGACTTCCCCCGCCGTCGATGATCTGGTAAGGAGGGTGCCGTGAGAGCTGCGACACACGCTGACTCGCGCGGCCCGGAACGCACCCGGCAGCGCCTGCTCGATGAGGCCTGCCGGCTGTTCGCCATGCACAGCTTCGCCGGCACCTCGCTGCAGATGATCGCGGACACCCTCGGGGTCACCAAGGCCGCGGTCTACCACCACTTCAAGACCCGCGACGACATCCTGACCGCGGTGATCCAGCCCGCCATCGAGGAGATGCACGCCATCATCACGGCCGCCGAGGCGCAGCGCACGCCGTCCGCCCGGGCCGACGCGATGCTGTCCGGCCTGGTCGACCTGACCGTCAAGCACCGCGGGCTCATCGCCATGATCGGTACGGACCCCGGCGTCACCAGCGCGCTGCAGAGCCATCCGGACGTGGTGGAGCTGTTCCGCCGCCCCGGCGAGCTGATGGCGCTCGACGGCTCGGCCGAAGCCGAGATCAACGCGACGCTCGCGCTGGCCGGCATCGCCACCACGGCCTCGTCGCCGGTGATGCAGCACCACGACGCCGACGTGCTACGCCGGTGCCTGCTCGCCGCCGGCCGCCGCATCCTCGGCCTCCGCACCCGCAAGCCCTGACCGCCCCCGGCCTCCGTCCCCGCCCCGCACCCGCCCGGACGCGCACCCGCCCGGGACACGTACCCGCGCGGCGACACGCGCCCGTGCGTCGCCAAGATCGCTCGACTTGCCTGGCGCCTGTGCGAATCTTGAACGTTGATTCGCACAGGTGCCAGGCAAGTCCGATGGTCTTGGTGGGCGAGGTCCCGGCGGGCGGGCCCGGTGGGCGGAGCCGGTGGGCGGGATGCGCCTGTGTGGGTGGTGATGTCTGAGCGAGGAAGGGGCGCGGCGGTGGAGTACCTGGTCGACATGCGGACCACGGTGCCGGAGGGCACCACCGACGAGGAGGTCGCCGACATGCGTCGGCGCGAGGCGCTGCGCGCCGCCGAGCTGGTGGAGCAGGGCAACCTGCTGCGGCTGTGGCGCCCGCCGCTGGCCCCGGGCGAGTGGCGGACCTGGGGCCTGTTCCGTGCCGACGACGCGGACCAGCTGGAGACGGTGCTCGCGTCCATGCCGCTGCGCGCCTGGCGGGCCGAGGACGTCACGCCGCTGACACCACACCCTAGCGACCCCGGCCAGCCGGCACGCTGACGCGGCACACGGCCGAGCACGCTGACCCGCGCCGACCGAGCACGCTGACCCGGCACGCCCGCACGCGCCGGCCTGGTGTTGCCGATCTGCCGACCTGGCACGGGGTCGAGCACGCTCGCCCGGCACGGCCGAGCAAGCCGGCCTGGCACCTCTTCATCCACGACGTGGGAGTGAGAGCACGGATGAGCATCGCATTCACCCGCGCGCTGGGCGTGAGCCTGCCGCTGATCGCCGCGCCGATGGCGGGCGGCGCGGGAACACCGGCCCTGGTCATCGCTGCCGCGCGCGCCGGTGGGCTCGGCTTGCTCGCCGCCGGGTACAAGACACCGCAGGCGCTCGCCGCGGAGATCGCGACCGTCGCCGCGGCGTCCGTGCCGTTCGGGGTGAACCTGTTCGCACCCAACCCCGTGCCGGTCGACCCGGCGGCCTACCGGCGCTACGCCGGCCTGCTCGCGGTCGAGGCCGAGCGACACGGCGTCACGCTGCCCCCGACACCGGTCGAGGACGACGACCACTGGCACGACAAGCTCGACGTGCTGCGCGCCGACCCGGTGCCCCTGATCAGCTTCACCTTCGGCATCCCGGGTCGCGCCGACCTGGCCGCGCTGCGGGCGACCGGCGCGCTGTTGGTGCAGACGGTCACCGGGGTGGACGAGGCGAAGGCCGCCGCGGAGGCCGGGCTCGACGCGCTCGCCGTGCAGGCCCCGGCCGCGGGCGGCCACTCGGGCACGCTGACCCCGACCCGGCCGGTGGCCGACACGACGCTGCCCGACCTCGTCGCCGCTATCCGGCACGCCGTGGACCTGCCCTTGATCGCGGCCGGGGGCGTGGCGAACGCGGCGGACGCCGCCGCTGCCGTCCGCGCGGGCGCGGCCGCCGTCGCGGTCGGCACCGTGCTGCTGCGGTGCGACGAAGCGGGCACCTCGGCGGTGCACCGGGCGGCGCTGGCCGACCCGGCCCGGTCCGGCACGGTCGTCACCCACGCGTTCACCGGCCGCCCCGCGCGGGCGCTGCGCAACGACTTCACCGACCGGTACGGCGAACTCGCCCCGTACGGCTATCCCGCCGTCCACCACCTCACGGCCGGTCTGCGCCGGGCGGCCGCCGCGACCGGCGACGCCGAACGGGTGCACCTGTGGGCCGGCACCGGCTTCCGCGAGGCCACCGCCGAACCGGCGGCCGCCATCCTCACCCGCCTGGCGACCTTGCTCTGACCGACGGCGCGAACCGACTGCGCGACACCATCCGGCGACCCTGAGCCGCGGAGCGGACGGTCAGGAGACCGGGGCGAGGCGGCTCAGCAGGGTGCGAGCGGCCTCGGCGACCAGCGACCGGTCGTAGCTGATGATCACATCGAACTCGCGGTCGGCCTCGCGCTCGCATGCCGTCGGCAGCTGCCGGGCGAACAGGCCGCCCGAGAAGTAGCTGCCCAGCACGATCACACACCATTCTCCGGCCAGCGGGTCGTCGTCGGCCAGCGGGCCGCCGCGGATGCCGGGAGCCGGCTGCGCGGCAATGCCGCGGCCGAACACCGCGGTCAACGCGCCTTTGCCGGCGACGGCCAGGTAGCGGTGCCGGGTGTGCTCGGCGAAGTGCTTCGCGTCCTGGAACGCGCCCAGCAGCACCGTGGCTTCCGGCGCCTGCTCGCTCATGCTCTCCAGGTGGTTGCTGAGCGGGATCAGCTGACGCTTGGTGGCGCGGGTGGCCCGACGTCGCCGCCGCGCGACCTCGAACGGTGTGCGCGCGCCCGAGTCGGGCGCGGTGCTGTACGGCAGGTCGGTGTCGGGCCGTTCGAACTGGGCGGGCAGCGGGCCGGGCCGACCCAGCAGCCAGCCCTGGCCGAGGGTCGCGCCCATCGAGATCGCGGCCGCGAGGTGGCGCTCGGTCTCGATGCCCTCGGCGAGGATGGTCGCCCCGGTGCGTTCGGACTCCGCCAGCACCGCGTTGACCACCTGCGCGGTCTCATGGGTCGGGCGGCCCTGCACCACGTGCCGGTCCAGCTTGATGATCTCGGGGCTGAGCAGTGCCAGCAGGGACAGGCTCGCCGGGTTCACGCCGACGTCGTCCAGCGCGATGCGGGTGGACTGGCCGCGTACCCGGGCCACCGAGGTGAGCAGGGCGGCCGGGTCGTCGCTCAGCGACCGCTCGGTGATCTCCATGACGACCTGGAGCTCGCGGCTCGCCGTCTCGATGGTGTCGGTTAGCCCGGCCGGGCAGGCGCTGCCCATGGTTGACGGTTCGACGTTGACGAACAGCGGCACGTCCCACGGCAGCCCGGCGGCCATCGCGGCCCGGAACGCCGCCGCCCTCGCGACCCAGTCGAGTTCGGTGAGCCGGCCCGCGCGCTGCGCCTGCGCGAACAGCTCGGCGGGATTGCGCAGCTCCGAGCCGGCCGGGCCGCGGGCCAGCGCCTCGTATCCGGCGACCCGGCCGCTGCGCAGCGAGATGACCGGTTGGAACACCGGGTAGACGGCCCTCTTGGTCACCGTCCGGTCGAGCTCGGTGGACCCGTCCTGCGGTTGGTTCACTGCGTCACCAGCCCCGCCAGCTACTCTGCACGTTTTGTACCGGTTGTAAGGCTAACGGCCGAACGCCCTCCGACCCGGCACTTCCGCGTACTGCGCCGACGGTCTTCGTCGACGCGTTGAACGGCGTTTAATGCTATTTCGGGGAAATTGCTGTTAAATGCGTCCTGGTTCCTGCAATTTAGCCGAAACTGCAGGAACCAGGACGTGAGACGGCCCGGTGACGGCGGGCGGACTACTGGGTGGCGAGGGCGGCGGTGGGGGACAGGCGGGCGGCACGCAGTGCGGGGTAGAGACCGGCGAGCACGCCCACCACGACGGTGACGCCCAGGCCGGCGGCGAGCGCCGAGACCGGCACGGCGACCGGCCAGCCCTGCGTGGTCGCGTACGTGGCGGTGACCGCCGCGCCGAGCAGTGCCCCGGTGACGCCGCCGAGGCCGGACAGCAGCAGCGACTCGATGAGGAACTGCACGGCCACGGCCGGCCGGGTCGCGCCGAGCGCCCGGCGCAGCCCGATCTCGCCGCGCCGCTCCAGCACCGAGATGATCATCGTGTTGGCCACGCCGACACCGCCCACCAGCAGCGCCACCGCACCCAGCCCGAGCAGCAGCGCGGTGAAGGCACGGTCGGTCGCCTGCTGCGCCGCCAGCGCGTCCGACGGGCGCGACACCCGGGCCGACAGCGGGTCCGCGGGGTTCGCGGTGGCCGCCAGCACGGCCCGGACCGCGAGCACCTGATCCGGCACGGCCCGGCAGTACACGGTGGTCGGGTGCCCGTCGTAGCCGAGCCGGGAGACCGCCACCGGCCCGCCGACCAGCGCCGCGGAGTCGAGCTCGCGGGCCAGTGGCACCGGATCGAGGATGCCCGCGACGGTGAACCACTGCCCGCCGAGCCACACCTGGGCGCCGGCCTCGGCGACGCCCAGGCGCTCGGCGGCGGTCGCGCCCAGCACCGTCACCGGGAAGTCCGCCGTGGCCGGGTTGAGCCACGCGCCCGTGGCGACCCGGCCGCCGACGGTGTCGAGCAGGCCCAGGTCGGCGGCCAGCACGGCGATCGCACCCGACTGCTGCGCCGGGATGCGGTCGTTGCGGTACACCCGCGCCTGCCGCAGCAGCCCGACCGCGTTCACCGAGGTGACGGGCCCGATCCGGCGGATCATCGGCACCGCCTCGGCGGGCAGCGCCGCGGGTTCGCCGGAGAACACGCCCTCGCCCGGGGACACCGTGAGCAGGTTCGTGCCGAGCTTGGCCAGGGTGCGGTCCAGATCGGCGCGTGACGAGGCGGAGATGCCGAGCACCGCGAGCATCGCGGCGATGCCGATGGCGACGCCCAGCGCGGACAGCACCACCCGCAGCGGACGGGTGCGCAGTCCGCTGCCGCCGAGCAACAGCAGATCCGTGCCGCGCAGCCGGGCCGGCCGGGGAGCCGTGAGAGTCATGAGGCGTACGCCTTCCGGTCGGCGGTGTCCCGGGTGATCCGGCCGTCGCGCATCTCCACCCGCCGCGGCAGGCTCTGCGCGATGCCCTGGTCGTGGGTGATGACCACGACCGTGGTGCCCGCGGCGTGCGACTGCCGCAGCAGGTCGAGCACCGCCGCCGCGGACACCGAGTCGAGGTTGCCCGTCGGCTCGTCGGCGAGGATCACCTCCGGCTGCTTGACCAGGGCGCGGGCGATGGCGACGCGCTGGCGCTCGCCGCCGGACAGCTCGTGCGGGCGGTGGGTGAGCCGCTCGGCGAGGCCTACCTGTCGCAGGGTCTCGGCCGCACGGGCGCGGCGGGCGGCGCGGAGGACTCCGGTGTAGAGCAGTCCGTCCGCGACGGCGTCCAGCGCGCGTACGCCCGGGGCGAGGTGGAACTGCTGGAACACGAACCCGATGGCCCGGGCGCGCAGCGCCGACAGCGACCGGTCGCGCAGCGCGCCGGTGTCGAACCCGGCCACCCGCACGGTGCCCGCGGTCGGCCGGTCGAGCAGGCCGACCAGGTGCAGCAGGGTGGACTTGCCGGAACCTGACGGGCCGACCACGGCGACCAGCTCACCGCGGTCCACGGTCAACCCGACCCCGTCGACGGCCGTGACCCCGCCGGGATAGGTCCTGGTCACCCCGTCGAGCTGGAGGACGGCGGTCATCGCGGCACCACCACCTGAACGCCCGCGGCCAGCTCGCCCGCGGTGACCTCGACCCGCCCGCCGGCGAACAGGCCGGTGCGCACGGCGACGTACCGCGTCGTGCCGCCCTCGGCGACCTGCACCCCGTAGCCGCCCTCGGCGAGCGCGACCAGCGCGGTCACCGGCACGGTGAGCACACCGTCGCGCCGCTGCGCGGTGAACCGCACGGTCACCCGGCCCGCCGCGCCGTCCACCGCGGACTGGTCGGCGACCAGCACGTACACCTCGATCGCCGGTTCGCCGCCGTCGGACTCGGCGGGCAGGCCCACCCGGTCGACCGTGCCGGGGACCTCCGCGCCGGCCGCCAGGCGCACGGTCACCGCGGTGCCGGGCACGGCGAGCTGCCGCCGCTGCTCCGTCAGCCGCAGGGTGACCGAGCGGGTCGCGCCGGTGTGGCTGAGCACCTCGCCGTCGGCCGGGTCGCCCACCCGCAGCGCGTGCGCGGCGATCCGCACCGGCCCCGGCGCGTACACCACCCGCTGCGGTTCCACCGTGCCGGTGTCGGCCAGGCCCAGCGACCGCTGCCAGCGCTTGACCGCAGCCCCGGTCGCCGCCGTGAACGCCGTGTCGACGGTCAGGTCGCCCATGCGCAGCGCCCGCAGGTTCGCTTCGAGCTGCCGCACGTCACCGCCCCGGCAGCCCGTGATCAGCGTCCGGTACGCGGGCAGCGCCCCGTACAGCAGCACCACCGGCTGGTCGTCGACGCGCAGCAACGGCTTGCCGCGGACCACCGTCGAGCCCACCGGCGCCAGCCAGGTGACCAGGCCCAGCCCACCGCCGCCCGCGCCGTCTGCCGGCGCCTCGCCATCCGCCGCCGGGCGTACGTAACGCAGCGGCACCGCCTCGCCGAAGCCGAACTCGCCCTCGACGTCGGTGAAGTCGACCAGGTCGCCGCGGGTCACCGTGACCGTCTGCGGCGGCGTGCTCGCGGCCGGGGCCGGGTCGCCGTCGCACCCGGCCACCATCCCGACCGCCCCGACGGCCACCGTCCCGAGGACAGCTCGCCTCCCGACCCGGACCCGGGCGAGCCCGCGCCCGCCGCGACCGAGACCGGTGCGGTCGAGCCCGGCCGGGTCGATGCCACGGTCGAAGCCCGTCACGGCTTGGGTGCCGCGGTCGGGGCGGGCGGGAGCAGGTTGCGGCACTTCTCCAGCGCCGCCATGGCGGCCTTGTCGTCCTGCCGCAGCCAGTGGTTCAGCTGCCCCGTCACCGGGTCGGGATCGGGCACGTCGGCGACGCCGTTGTCACGCATGCACTGCGCGTACGCCCGCAGCTTCGTCACGTCGTCCGGGGTACGCGGACTCGGCGCGGCCGCCGGCGGCAGGAACTTCGTGCAGCCGTCCAGCGCCGTCTGGAACGCGTCCTTGAGGCCCATGCCCAGGTCGTCCATGGCATGCAGCAGCGCGCTGCGCCCCGACTTGTCGCCGGGCACCGGGTCGGGCATGTCGGTCACACCCGCGGCGCGCATGCACGCGACGAAATCCAGCTCGCGCTGCACGGGATCGTCCGAAGGCCCGCTGGGCGCGGCGGTGGGGGCACTCGCGCCGGGCGTGCCCGCGGTCGCGACACCCGGCGAGGCGTCGCCGCCCGAACAGCCGCTCGCCAGCATCGCCAGCATCAGCACCGCGCTCCACCTGCGTGTACGCATCGTCTAGGGTCCTTTCCGAAAGCGCGGCGGGTTCCGCGCCGGGCAAGACACGTAGCGCTCGCACCGGCGGGTTGCCCGCCGCCGGAGCACGGCGGCTGTGGCGGTCGTCATAGCGCGCCGGGCAACCTGGCACGGTCCGCGCTCCGTGTCTTACCCGCGCGCACCGCCCATGGGGGCGGGCAGGGACGGCGCGGCGCGGAACGTGAGGTGGCACGCGGTGGGGCTGCTGGGATGGCGGGACCGCCGCGCCCACGAGGCCGACTTCGTCGCGTTCTACACCGAGCGCGGCGACCACCTGCGCAACACGGCGTACCTGCTGTGCCGGGACTGGCACCTGGCCGAGGACCTGACCCAGACCGTGTTCACGAAGCTCTACCGGGCCTGGCACCGCATCGACCGGCACGACGCCCTCGACCAGTACGCGCGCCGGGTGCTGCTGCGCGCGTTCCTGGACGAGCGGCGGCGGCCGTGGCGGCGCGAGTACGCCACCGAACCCGGCAGCGCCTCGCTCGACAGCACGGTGCGCGACTCGTACGCCGACGACGGCTCGGCGCTGCACGCCGCGCTGGTCCGGCTGCCCCGCCGCCGCCGCGCGGTGCTGGTGCTGCGCTTCTGGGCGGACATGTCGGTCGAGCAGGTGGCCGAGGCGATGGAGTGCTCCACCGGCACGGTCAAGAGCCAGACCGCCCGCGGCCTGGCCCAGCTGCGTGAACTGCTCGGCGACAGCACTGTCGGCACCGACGGACATCCGTGGGGGAATCGATGAACGACGTTAAGGACCTCTGCGAGCGGATCCTCGACCAGCCCGCACCCCCGCTGCGCGACAGCGCGCAGGTGCTGGCCGTCGCCCGGCACGCGGCGCAGCGCCGCGCGCGGCTGACCGCCGCGGTCGGCGGGCTGGCCTGCACCGCCGTGGCCGCGGTGGTGGTGACCGCGGCACTGCCCCGGACCGCGGGCGAGCTTCCCGTCGCGCAGCCCCCTTCGGCCACCGCCCTCGCGTCCGCGGCGGCGGTGCCGCCGGTGCCGGGGCCCGACGCCGCCCAGGCGCACGGCGGGCGCATCGCTCAGCTGCTGGCCGAGGCGGTGCCGGCGGGATACACCAGCAGGCCGGCCGACGCGACCTCCACGTGGCGGCTGGACACGGACACCGCTGGGACGCCGCGCTACATCTCGCAGACCCGGCTCATCGTGTCCGACGGCGCGGGC contains these protein-coding regions:
- a CDS encoding ABC transporter ATP-binding protein; the protein is MTAVLQLDGVTRTYPGGVTAVDGVGLTVDRGELVAVVGPSGSGKSTLLHLVGLLDRPTAGTVRVAGFDTGALRDRSLSALRARAIGFVFQQFHLAPGVRALDAVADGLLYTGVLRAARRARAAETLRQVGLAERLTHRPHELSGGERQRVAIARALVKQPEVILADEPTGNLDSVSAAAVLDLLRQSHAAGTTVVVITHDQGIAQSLPRRVEMRDGRITRDTADRKAYAS
- a CDS encoding peptidoglycan-binding protein, whose product is MTGFDRGIDPAGLDRTGLGRGGRGLARVRVGRRAVLGTVAVGAVGMVAGCDGDPAPAASTPPQTVTVTRGDLVDFTDVEGEFGFGEAVPLRYVRPAADGEAPADGAGGGGLGLVTWLAPVGSTVVRGKPLLRVDDQPVVLLYGALPAYRTLITGCRGGDVRQLEANLRALRMGDLTVDTAFTAATGAAVKRWQRSLGLADTGTVEPQRVVYAPGPVRIAAHALRVGDPADGEVLSHTGATRSVTLRLTEQRRQLAVPGTAVTVRLAAGAEVPGTVDRVGLPAESDGGEPAIEVYVLVADQSAVDGAAGRVTVRFTAQRRDGVLTVPVTALVALAEGGYGVQVAEGGTTRYVAVRTGLFAGGRVEVTAGELAAGVQVVVPR
- a CDS encoding SigE family RNA polymerase sigma factor, translated to MGLLGWRDRRAHEADFVAFYTERGDHLRNTAYLLCRDWHLAEDLTQTVFTKLYRAWHRIDRHDALDQYARRVLLRAFLDERRRPWRREYATEPGSASLDSTVRDSYADDGSALHAALVRLPRRRRAVLVLRFWADMSVEQVAEAMECSTGTVKSQTARGLAQLRELLGDSTVGTDGHPWGNR